AATACGTTGATTGCGTTCAGTGTTATCATAGCGACCTGTTTCAATAAATAAGTTGAGGATGTTCTAAATTTCGACAgtgcaattttgtatttattttccgatatacaatttaaatactgttcaatttcaaagttgtGTTTAAAGATACAGTATGATTGCAGGCGGGCCGagttattaatatcagtgtaccAACGTTGTaagtatacataaaaaatacgcTGTTTAATAACTTGAAATGGAATATCTATAATAAATTGATGATTCCAAATGTAATTTAATCCATGTGTATCTAGTATTGTTTTTACCTGACTAGCCCAGTTTTTACCTCTTTAGTCTATACCGTTGTCAACGTCTGACTTAAGGAACATATATGTTTGTTTAACTAATGAATTATCGGGATGCTTAAGGAttttaatccaatattttataatgttgatTTTTCTAATAACAGATAGTGGTATACGTCCAAGCTCACCATATAGAGCGGATAGATTTGTAGAGTGTTTTACGCATAATACTCGACGCAAAAATTTAGTATGAACTAATGCAATATCTGTTGCTTCGTGCATTCCCCATATTTATGCTGCATTTTTAGATTGGGAAAAAATGTTCGACAAAATAAATAGGCTGTATCTTTGGCATGAATTAATGCAGGAAAATATTAGTTCAAAATTTATCAAGGCTATAAAATCtatgtataatattgtaaaatcGTATGTGCGATACAAGGCAGATAAATCTTCATATATACACTCTAATATTGGCGTAAAACAGGGTGATTCGTCAAGTAgcttgttatgtttatttttcttaaatgatatcataaacaacATAAATAGCAATATAGATGGTTTGTTGCAAATAGATGATCTAAAAATCTTTCTTCTATTATTTGCCGATGACGCGATTATATTTGCGTATGATCCATTTTCTCTTCAGTCAATGTTAAATGACATTGAAAATTACATTAATACATGGGGATTgcgtttaaatgtaaacaaaacaaaagttatgattttcgaAAACGGGCGTCATACCTCCCAtgatttttatctttatgattcaCGTATAGGGGTTGTTACAACGTTTCAATATCTAGGCGTTCATCTATTTAAAAACGGAAATTGGAATCGCACGCAAAAATTAATTGCGCAACATGCTTCGTTTTCCATGCATAACTTGTTTATTGTGAATAATCAGTTAGAACTGCCAGTGTCATAGAAATTAGGTTTATTTGACACACTTGTAGCTCCTATATTAAATTATGCCGCAGAAATTTGGGGCTATCATAAGAGCCCGGATGTCGAATCTGTGCACTCTAAATTCTGTCGAAAACTACTGTGTGTGAGAAATTCCACCAATCTGGATGCTATTTACGGGGAATTAGGAAGAATCCCGATGTATATTTATAGGAAACTAATGATTATAAAATACTGGCTTAAAGTTTTACAACAGAAAGATACTTCTTTATTGTTTAAAACGTATTGTATGTTAAAGAATGATGTTGATAATGGCGTTACGTATAACCAAACCAATCGGGCGTatcaagtaaaatgtatattagatCAAGCAGGGTTAGCGTATTTGTGGCAAAATCAATTTACTATGTtgttaaattataatatcattagaCAAAGAATTATAGACATATATCATCAAACCGGCGACTAATAATTCACCTCGTTTAGAAACATATTGTTTATTCAAACATTCATTTGCTTTTGAGTCGTACTTAGACAAAATACAAGAGAAAAAATACAGAATAACCTTAACTAAATTTCGAACTTCTTCCCATGAACTTTTTATAGAAACAGGTAGACATGTTAATGTTCCAAGAAATAATAGAATATGTGTTCAATGTAGATCAAATATggttgaaaatgaatttcatcatcttttaatatgtactaaatacaaagatctcagacaaaaatacctaaagaaatattattatacatgGCCTACGCTTCAAAAACTATCTAACcttttgtcaataaaatctagaaatgtgtTAATAAATTTGTCCAAATTTTTATACCATGCAAGTAAAATCAGAAACTAAGTACATGTAAGATCTGCCGAAAAGCTATGTTCGTGTTGGAGTTGTCAGTTTGCtatagacattgtaaaatgtttaatgcaataCATTTATTGTCGTTTTTGTGACTTTTTGTTAGTTCTGATGGATTATGCATTTTTTAACTGTGTCAGTGTTACAAAATGggtcgaaaaagaaaaaaaagcaactgTTCTCCGCAGGACAAAGGAAGTGATTTGAAACGTTTAGTAATGGCTACTGGTGTTCAGCCGTGTGGTATACCTTGTGGTCCAAATGCCCAGTTAGCGCTTCAATCGCCAAATGGACAATATCTGGCAAATAACTCTATGTATACATCTCCACAGGCAAGTCAAAATTTCGTTAACCCGCAGTCATTTTCTTATATACAAGCAATGAACAGTGGTTCTCCAAATTCACAAAATATGCATCAGTGGCCCATTACTGCGACCACTATGAATGGAGTGAATACTGATCAGTTCTCGTCATTGATACAAAGGCTTGATAGTATAGACAAGAAATTGACCCAGTTAGACACCATTAAATCTACCGTTGAAAAAATAACGGATCGCCTTGATAATGTAGATCAAAAGGTAAATTACATAGAAACTAAACTAATCGAGCTGGAGCGTAGCCGGTAGTACGATTCATCATACATGGAGGATATCTGTAGCAAACAGAAAGAGATTGACTCATTATTGTCCAAATTAAAATCGTTAGAGCAACAACAGTCCGAGCAAGAACGGACTATGAAAGCGGACATTACGGACCTGAAATGCCGAAATATGCGCGATAATTTGCTCTTTTTTGGAATTCCGGAAGTACGGGGAGAAAACGATGCAGATTGTGTTGAAAAGGTACTGGATTTAATAGAGAGCAAATTAGAAATTGAGGATGCTAAAATTAACATCAAACTACACCGTGCCCATCGCATTGGAAAGTTCGATAACTCGAAAACACGACCTGTTGTGGCAAAGTTTGCTTACTATCCGGACAGAGAGCGAGTAAAACTTAGAGCAAGCAAACTAGAAAGGCCTTACGGCATCAGCCAGCAATTCCCTGCGGAAGTGATGTCCACAAGACGACGTCTTGTGCCTATTATGCTGGAGGCTCGGAAGCAGGGAAAGGAAGCTTACATTAAGGTGGATAAACTTTTTATTGACGGTCGGTTGTATAGAGAGGGAGTGGATGCGGAAAGGATGTAGGACAGCGGAGGGAGTACTTTAAAGTGTTTATCTTGGAATATTGAAGGCTTATCGGAGCAAAAGCGATCATGTGCTGACTTCACCGATTTTATCGGAAATTACGATCTGATCTTTTTAAGTGAAACTTGGACgggaaaaaaatctaaactcgattTAAACGGTTATAAATTCTTTCATTCTTTCCGGAAATATCAAAACAGACGAGCGAAGAGGAATAGCGGCGGATTACTGGTGTATATAAAAAATTCAGTCAGTAAGGGAGTCAAGCTGGTGAGAAATGACGTAGATTGTGTTATGTGGTTAAAACTTTCATAATACggatgatatatatttatgtataaccTATATAGCACCTGAAAATTCGCCTATTCATCAAGTATATGGCTTTGACGTGTTCCGTAAAATAGAGTCAGATATAAGGTATTTTCAGGAAAAGGGGCAGGTGTATTGTTTTGGCGATATGAATGCACGTATTGGATCAAAATGTGATTTCATAGAAAATGATAAACAGTTACATGATCACGATTGCTTTAATTGCGATTTGTATTTACCGCGGGCGACGTCTGATCGGGGAACAAATCGGTTCGGTGACTTATTACTTGACATGTGTAAATCTTTAAATTTGCGTATTGTAAACGGTCGCTTGGGAAATGGTGCGAATCTCGGTAAGCCTACATGTTTCACGCATAATGGAATGAGCACGGTCGATTACCTTGTTACGGAAAACTCTAATTTTTGCAATATATCTGGATTTCACATTCATGATTTTACAATACATTCTAATCATGCGCCGTTAGAATTCTCATTAAAGATCGGTACGCTGCCGCGTGAAAATATAAAACGCGAACGCGTGTTCTATAAATGGGAACCGGACTCCAAAGTggattttttaaatgatatttcgcGCGATATTGACACACTTTGCAATGATTTAAATAATAGCAAGGAAAGTAACAGTGATCCTGATGTCATGGTTCAGATTTTTACAGACTTTTTATGTAGCAGAggtaacaaatattttgaaaatcgccgtaaaatatcaacatgtacatatttttctgATAACAGGGTTCATAATAAATGGTTTAATGAGGAATGTAGAGACAAACGTGATAGTTATAAGAAGGCACTTGCTCAATTTATTGCcaataaaacaactgaaaataaaagaatattgttCGATAAGaaaattgattataaatattgttgtagaattgcaaaaaagaaatataatagaCAAATTGCATCGAAAATGAATGATATGAAAAGGAAAAGGCCAAGGGatttttggaaaatgtttaaGCATAAGAAAAATACATGTGTTGGAGAGGACATTaacttaaatgatttttatgaacatttcaaaaaATTAACAGCAGGATTTAGAATAGATGAGGATGTAGAATGCCAAGAATTTTTGGACGAATTTGATAGTAATGTAAATGTAGATGCAACTTTTGAAGAGTTAGACCCGCCTTTTACAATTAAGGAGATTAGACAAGCTGTAAAATTATTGGGTACAAATAAATCTTGCTCATTTGATTGtatcatatatgaatattttaaagaaggtaTTGATGTCCTGGATAAACctcttgaaattttatttaattatattctaAGTAAACAGTGTTTCCCTAAATCATGGTCTAAAGGAGTAATTATACCTGTctataaaaagggagataataatgaTCCTAATAATTACAGAGGTATTACGCTAATTAGTtgttttgctaaattatttacggTGGTTCTGAATGAAAGGCTTAAGAAATGGGCAGTACAGTATGATATTCTTACAGACGCACAGTTTGGTTTCAAAGCAAATTACAGGACGATAGATGCTATATTTTTGTTGAATTCCTTTATTGAAAATCAATTAAGAAAGTAAAAACGTTTGTATTGCTGTTTTATAGATCTCATGAAATGCTTTGACTCGATATACAGAAATGGTCTATGGTTGAAACTTATTAAAAGCGGTATTAACGGGAAGTTATTTAATGTTATACGGTCTATATACAGTGAGGTAAAATTGTGTGTCAAACATTTAAATAGATTGTCTGATTTTTTCAATTGTGATATAGGACTATTACAAGGGGAGATAATTTCTCCtttacttttttcaatattcataaaTGATGTAGAATTATTTATGCAACAGGATTCGTCTGCGGGCTTAACACTTGATCAATTGTCTatatatttgttactttttgcagACGACGCAgttattttctcagaaactgCGGAAGGGCTTCAACAGTCATTGAATAATTTTGAATCTTAttgtaaaaagtggaaacttacagtaaatgttcagaaaacaaaaatagttaTATTTAGGAAAGGAGGTAGACAGCAAAGTAGTGAACAATTTAAGTATGCTAATGAAGTAAtagaaattgtaaataattttaattatcttgGTATAGTTCTTTCCAACGGTGGCTCATTTATTAATGCTACGAAAACTCTTACAGGCAAGGCTCTTAGAGCGATGAGTGCACTGTTTTCGGTTACAAAGTCATTGGAAATACCCGTAAATATTATGTTGAATTTGTTTGATGCCTATGTAGCTTCCATCCTAAATTATTCATGTGAAGTTTGGGGTTTTCTGAAGGCAGAAAACATAGAACGTGTGCATAGAAAATACTTAAAgtcattgttaaatgttaaaaactcTACATGTAGTTCAGCAATATATGGAGAGCTAGGTAGATTTCCATTACAAATAATAAGGTACAttagaattataaaatattatcttAGACTGCATTTAGAAAAAAGCAGTAATTGTTTGTTAACATGTATGTTTGAAAATCTCAGATTAGAGGCAGATAATGACAGACATGTGATGAACTGGGCCTCAAAGGTCAGGGATTtattacagagaacaggttttaaTGATGTATGGTTATTTCCAAATTCGGTCAATGCTAAAGTATTTTTGCCATTGTTAAGGTGCAGATTATTAGATATGTACATTAATGACTGGAGGCAAGATATTTCAGTTAAGTCTTCATTATCACTTTATAAAGAATTAAAAACGAACTTTGTAATCTCTGACTATTTGTTAAAACTTAGTAATGTTAAATACAGAAATGCCATTGCACAGTTACGACTATCCTCTCATCAGTTAAATATAGAGACTGGAAGGCACCGTAATATCCAAAGAGACGAAAGGAAATGTACTCTTTgtgagaaaaatgatattgaagatGAGTTTCACTTCATTCTTATATGTCCTGTATATGATcatttgagaagtatttatataCCTAGGTACTACAGTAGACGACCTAACATGATAAAATTCATAGAATTGctcaatgtttcaaatgtaaagatattaaataaattaGCAGTATTCTGCATTAAAGCATTAAGCAGAGACAAAACTGTTTGAATTATCTGTATGATTAATGTATActccaattataaaaaagtatcCATATGTTAAAcgatattgtaaaacattagaGATGTATGGTATACTTAGTAATTATTATAGTGCATATATTTAGTGTCTACATTTGGGTGATATTGTAGCTAAGAAGAGAAGTAACTGATGGCATGGGAGttaaatgtaacttttaaaataatgcagtCTTACATGATACTGTTTATGTCTTATATGGTACTGTCAGCAATCTCTATTCACTATCAGGTTCGAATGCACTTGTATTGGTTTTAACGATGATattataaagcataaaatatagcCTCAGATAAATCTTAACTTTCGTTTCGCAAGGTTTATCAAGTCTAGGCAACTCTAGGCAGAACCAGTGCTGTTTTGGTAGTTGGTAACCCTTAcaatttcgtttcggtaaggatTTAACTATTGTTAATGTagtttaattatacttattatTGAACAGCGGCGTGTGTCATAATATTAATGCATTCTTGGGCTACATGATTAATTTATTGCTATTAACAAAGTAAAGTATAGTTTGCTTCTCTTCTTGACTTTGATTCACCTAAACACAAGTAATTGATTATATTGTTAGATTGTGAAATTTGATCTCATTCATTGatatgtaaaaaatgtcattaaccATATATAAACACTTTGCTAAATTCATCAATGGagtcaaaaaattaataaattagttAGTACTAATTTGGTAGCTAAAAATTAAGAAgtgcaatttgaacaatttcagcatgtttttagtttattttatttcatatgtatatatattgttatactcTCTCGTATACACGCATGCTTGTACAGTTTATGTGACGATGAACGTCTATGTTCAAGTCAAGTTGTTaataaaaattctgttctgttctgttctgttgttgttgttgttatatttcaGAGCCGAAGTGGAGGACTGAACCTACAAGACTGTCAAACAAATAAAGTATCTGTTTAATTGGTAATTCGATGTTATTTAGAATTGAGAACAGGGTATATAAAGCCCGCGACGCATGTTGTGCAATACATTTTTGACTGCGGTACCAATTACCATTTTTAGATAATGTGATACCAAGGTATTTAAAGGATGTTACGGTTTCCACTGGggtgttataaatataaaagttatgaTAGGTGTGTCGGCCTTTCTCGAATATCATTGCCTGagtttttgatacatttatttttaatcccCATCTCTGACAATAGTTTACAAGATCGTCAAGCATCGATGATGATTTTGCGAAAAGCACTTGGTCGTCAGCATAAAGTAACAAGAAATATTGAAGttcatttacagtaaaattatCAGCCATATTTGAGTTAATATGCTGAGAAATGTCGTTTACGAAAAACATAAAGAGGAGAGGGGAACTCGGGTCCCCTTGTTTTAACCCGATATTTGAGGTAAAACAGTCGGACGTCTGGGAATTGAACCGTACACAAGACCTAACAACCGTGTACATTGATTTCAAGGCTTGTACTAATTTTCCGCTGACGTTTTCTTTCAATAGtttttgaaaaaggaatgatCTATCTATTTTATCAAAGCACTGCATGTAATCGATAAACATACAGTATAGTTTTTGTCCCGAAGCCAGAACCTTGCTTATCACTGAATGCAGAATAAAAATACAGTCTATTATTGATTTACCTTTTTGAAAACCAAATTGCCCTTTATCAAGTTTTTCATTCTTATTGGACCATTTTGTTAACCTGTTTAAAAGTAACTGAGAGTTTATTTTGGCAAGAACGTTAATTAAGGTGATACCGCGATAATTTTTTGCGTCGTTTATATCTCCTTTTTTGAAGATCGGTGTGATGATACCGTTTCCCCAGGAAGTAGGGTATTCGCCACTACTCAACAGCCTATTGTAAAGTGTAATCGAGAAAGGTGAGATTAAATCGTAACTTGCCTTAAATATTTCGCTTGTTAAGTTGTCTAAGCCGGGCATTTTATTCTTGGTCGATTTGGTCAGTGTTTAATTCCGGGCCTGCATTTTCGGTGTCTGATTGCTCATTACCAAACATCGATTTAAAATGATCAAAAAGGCTGCTTATGTTAAGATTATCAGCCTTGAGTGAattacttttcaaggacttttttattttcttccagAACAATCGAGGTTGGGATTTTGCCAAATTACCTAATTTTTGCCCTTCTTTCAATCTGTATTTATGCTGCGATTTTTTTCTTAGTCCTATTATACTTTGTTCTTGCTTGAGTAAATAATATCCTATTATTGTCACTTTTGtttctattaaaattatttcttgctcttttaaaattcagttttgcAGATTGACAATTTTCGTCGAACCATTTCTTATTCGGCTTTCTCGGCGTTTTGGATTTATGGAAATGAAAGTCAGTATTTTTTCCAAAAGATGCAAACGCGCAGTCATGTAACACACTAGTGAACCTGTCAACCACGTGATCAATTGGTGACGTTGATATACTGTCTGTTAAGTTACTTATAATATCCCGATTGTTTGTAAGCTGTAATCGAAAAAACGGAACTTTCTCACTGTCccaaattatttttctgttttgatattCTGTGTTAATATCTGAATCCGAATTACAGTAAAGCGGCTCCGGTGCAGACACTGAAAGGCTAAACAGTATCGGGTCGTGATCCGAGTACTCGTTGAACTCCGCAATTTCGAAATATGAAACAGTATCGAAGTCTAAAAAGTTCAGTAAAAGGTAATCAACAGTGCTTAAACCTTGACGAGAACAAAAAGTGAAATCGCCCGGTTCATTAAACGCGCGACCGTTAGCTATTAACAGACCTGTGGTCTGACATAAGTCGATCAAGCGCTTGCCGTTATGGTCTATGACCTTGTCCTTACTAACACGTGCGGGAATGTTTGTATTGGTGTTTAATACATCTATATTTTGATCTAAATATTTATCATATGTAACAAAGTCTTCCACGTTTGCAACTCGGCTATTAAAGTCACCGGTGACATAGATTTTACCTAGATCGTTATATTTTAAAAGTCTAGTTCAATCTgttcaaaaaaatcaaagtcagaGGCATTGAACACTTTTGAGCTATTAGGTGGGAAATATGCATGGCAAATGTATATATATCTTGATTATCAACAAATAAATATGCAGAAATTTTTAACCATATTATACCATGTTGATTTTTATCTACAACACTGATAAAGAgtttaaatttttctttgaaataaatggaTATACCTCAACTAAAACGTCCTTTAGATATACCCTTTGCCTTACTTCCAGAAATATGGATGCTACTGAAACCATTTATATCAATGTTAGTAATATTTTGATTAGATATCCAAGTTTCACTAAAACAAATAATGTCGAAGTTTTCAATATAAGACAAAAAGTCAGGGTCTACGAGTTTATTAACAGTCCATGTATATTCCATGCTAGAATACTTAATTCCGTCTCTTCTGGACGCCCCTAATTTTCAGTGCCCTCGGGTTTATGCAGCTTGCCGTCAATGTATAAATTCTTTCCGGCCAATCTAACATTCTTTCCCGCCTTTCTGGCTGTATCCATGGTAACATACAACGATTTACGAGCCTCCCTAATAGCTTTGGGTAGTTGAATCCCAGTGCCATACACAGCGGTTTTCAGTTCATCACTTTTTTCATATGATTTAAGTCGAACTTTTTCGCGTTCAGAGAAATAATGATAAGTCACCAGTATGGGTCGGGGTTTAGCTCCTTTCCTGCCAACCCTTTGAGAGTGTTCAATAAGATATGTTTCTGCTTCCGGCATCTGTAATGTATCTTTACAAACTGATTTCACTCTGGCCGTACATTCCTCGAATTCCTGTTCTGGAATGCCGTAAAACAATAGGTTAACCTTCATTGACCTAGATTCCATGTCGTCAAGTTTTGATTCTAGTTTTTCTTTTTCGTGTTCAAGATGCTTAGACGACGGTTCCAGAGAATCGCACTTTTTTTCGTAGTGTTTTGAGTTCATCTCTTGCCGACAAAAGTTCTTTCCTGTTGGCCTCATATGCACTTGACTGATACAGGCCTTCTCCGTGTCCGTGACCCGGATTTCCAAGGTTTTGAATTTAGTTTCTAGGTTACCAACTTTTTACTTTATAAGGTTAactgtttttttcaatattatcCATAGTTTTTAGTTTTGACTTTAACTGTTTAACTTCGTCCAAAATTTCCATAGCCCATGGCGGCGTTGAAACCAGTAGCATAGGGGGCATAGGAAATCCATAATGCGACGGGGAAGTATTCTGCATAGGATACGGGTTTTGCTTAATCACAGTAAATCCAAATTTTAGATGGTAGTGTCCAAAACATGTTTTCACCCGCCAAAACGGTATACTGACAACTTGCTGGCCATCTAAAGAGGTATTAATGTAATCTGGATATGAACCTGAAACTGTTTTAAAGACTTATAAATCTGCATCATTATTATTTAATatgtctttgatagtaacatcatgattctatttgtgaatatattgccaaataattaaaataataattaattattttccttaaaataattgtaattaattaattacttctgtaaaaagcaagtaattataattgtaattcaattgaagcatttctatttttaatttttaattgtaattaattaattacttttgaaaataattgaacacAGGTCTGGTCGGCGGGTAGTGCCTATTAAAGGAAAGGATGATGATGTCACTGTACCAGAAATGGTTGCCATTTCATTAAatagatgttattattattgtaccagatttgttgagcgcccttttcaaatgtaatatacgttgaaaggcgctttacaatcaaacatgtgacacatcgcagatatgtaggaaaataacaaaacatgacatatgcaatcacaaaactgaaactgaacaatttgattaaacgtcttttttataaatgatattttcaatggcgttgtacataataataaaaaataatagttattacaacaatatcataaatgaacaatgataatatttacagccttattgtaacaaacagccaagaccgcacccccacccccgaggtcgttttacccctattggtacgcccagacgggctgcatatagtggttcaacctcccggtaaattgtgccatcatgtactgttttaaatagaaataccacacatttcaagtgaaactcaagtcttgcgaaaaacacacacatagaacgtcataacccttaaaatgtgacatgatgaattaaaagatggattgtcaatttagttaattacatgatgaattgtacagttaagagatcttcgtcagcgacgaatgacttgctgcagttctgtattacaaaaataacaatggcatatttattatgagtagaaacagtcacagttggtatatgtgttgtagaaaattttgaaaaggtgtattttgagagctcttttgaatgaattaagtgatgaatcttttctgagattgtcagggagagagttccatagttttgcggcggcaaccctgaaacttctatccccgtaggtaaccagtcgacttttttgtggcacaaaggttgttgctgcatttgctgacctcacATTTCTAGTTcgcacgtacacctccagtaagtctctcatatacaccggcgactgtccatgcaaggccttgaatgtttgaatgagaattttgtatttggttctattttgtatttgaagccaatgaagatcttaaaggattggtgttatatgttcaaaacgggttgttttcgtaataagacgtgcagctgtgttttggacattttgcagtttgctcgttgttgattttggcacacagtacaaaagagcattgcagtaatctaatcgtgaggtcacaggcgagtttatcagggtttttgtggctttAGTTGTCacatatggtcgaatatgaccaacgtgtcgtatttggccgtagcatgttcgagtcacagaattaacatgatggtccatgtgcatgtcaaagcgtagcaccaaggtttcgaacagtttttgatggtcttatgctcgattcgccaactttcagttctagattttcaacatgtttggagtgtttttgactcgaaaaaagaattacttcagttttgtctgcattcaattttaacatgtttgaattcatccatgagatgatttcttttaggcattgtttaactcgtgtgattgtggctggtttaaacgataggtagagttgggagtcatctgcataaaagtggtggtatagaccgtggtttctacagatggacccgactggctttgtgtacatcgtgtagaagtttgggcctagaacagaaccttgaggaacactgaatttcataaggactggttcagagagtttgccatcgatgcatactgtttggtagcggtctgttagatatgatgccactcattgaaggggtttatcggcgaatccaaaatgttattcaaatggttatgtaatttcttttgtttgtagtcccattttcatgttttttcatcattgttaatcattaaaaatctgaaaagtggaCAATTCCGTAAAACTGCCGTTTCAAGCATATTCTTCCATATTTAAGTGTAGAAGATataacacgtttgctttaatttaaggctATATTCATTATctacttaaaataatgtttggcCGTTGACAATAGTACTTTTGTAATATTATGGTACGTATTATGGTCCGAAATTGGCAAAAATACCCTGTCACAACTCTAGGTAGCTTACTTTGGTCTACAAGCTATGCCAGAAAGATGCTTTTGTATGCAGTTTTTGCATGTCATTATATAGGTGACATGTACAAAAGCAACTTAGCAAAAGTATTTGAACAGATTAgaaacttaaaaacatttttagcGACATTGTCTTGTCACAGAAATCTCTTTGAATTACGTTACCATTTTAAGctgaacatttaaaaatcaatgcGTATATAGATATGCACTAAGATCAGTCTCGAAGACAGTCAAACTATAGAAAGGGTACGGTATGAATTTCTTTCGTTCATATGTCttcaatttttttccccaaaaaatcccCTTAAAAATCGACACCCcgtttattttacattattttgtgaactacgttaccattttgggctgaacatttaaaaatcaatgtGTATATAGATATGCACTACGATCAGTCTCGAAGACAGTCAAAACATAGAA
The sequence above is a segment of the Mercenaria mercenaria strain notata chromosome 3, MADL_Memer_1, whole genome shotgun sequence genome. Coding sequences within it:
- the LOC128555965 gene encoding uncharacterized protein LOC128555965 — protein: MEDICSKQKEIDSLLSKLKSLEQQQSEQERTMKADITDLKCRNMRDNLLFFGIPEVRGENDADCVEKVLDLIESKLEIEDAKINIKLHRAHRIGKFDNSKTRPVVAKFAYYPDRERVKLRASKLERPYGISQQFPAEVMSTRRRLVPIMLEARKQGKEAYIKVDKLFIDGRLYREGVDAERM
- the LOC123525618 gene encoding uncharacterized protein LOC123525618, yielding MRPTGKNFCRQEMNSKHYEKKCDSLEPSSKHLEHEKEKLESKLDDMESRSMKVNLLFYGIPEQEFEECTARVKSVCKDTLQMPEAETYLIEHSQRVGRKGAKPRPILVTYHYFSEREKVRLKSYEKSDELKTAVYGTGIQLPKAIREARKSLYVTMDTARKAGKNVRLAGKNLYIDGKLHKPEGTEN